The following proteins come from a genomic window of Anaerobutyricum hallii:
- the mreD gene encoding rod shape-determining protein MreD — MKRGIVTAVLVFICFILQTSVFELIKLAGIAPNILLIFISSIAVMRGQKPGMIVGFFSGLLMDIFYGSTIGGFAFLYMMFGFVDGFFHRIYYSDDNILPLVLIGVNDLVYGVIMYILCGLLHNHLRIVYYLKNIILPEIVYTVAVGLVFYQILLRINDWLEKNEKRGADFV; from the coding sequence ATGAAACGAGGAATAGTGACAGCAGTACTGGTATTTATTTGTTTTATATTGCAGACTTCCGTATTTGAGTTGATTAAACTGGCAGGAATCGCACCGAATATATTACTGATTTTTATTTCCTCAATAGCAGTAATGAGAGGCCAGAAGCCAGGAATGATCGTTGGATTTTTCAGTGGGCTTTTGATGGATATTTTTTATGGCTCAACAATCGGTGGATTTGCTTTTTTATATATGATGTTTGGTTTTGTAGATGGATTTTTTCATCGAATCTATTATTCAGATGACAATATTCTTCCACTTGTCCTGATCGGTGTAAATGATCTAGTCTATGGAGTCATTATGTATATTCTTTGTGGATTGTTACATAATCATTTACGTATTGTCTATTATCTTAAAAATATTATTCTTCCGGAAATAGTTTATACCGTAGCGGTAGGTCTTGTATTTTATCAGATTTTATTGAGAATAAACGACTGGTTGGAAAAGAATGAAAAGCGGGGTGCAGATTTTGTTTAA